The following is a genomic window from Pedobacter sp. KBS0701.
ATAATAATTGATCGCTACTTATTATTTTTCATCCAAACTATAAACTTTCCCGCTTCAGACTTCGAACTAAAATCGGTAACATCCTTAATACAACAAATTTAGGACTAAACTATTTGAATATTTTTACGCTCTAATTCTGGAACATTAATCTTATTTTAATGTTTGGAATACGCACGACACAAATATAAACATGAAGAAAAGGTATATTATCTATGCTGTTTTAGCTATAGGCCTGGCTTATTTAGTCTATTACAGAATTAACGCTAACAAGAAACTCGAAGGAAAAGGCGGGGCATCTGCGGGGGCAGGGAAAGGTAAAGACGGGGGTAAAGGAGGTTCTTCTGCGCCATTGGTAGTTGATGGAATTATAGTTAAGCCAGTATCGTTTGACAATGACCTGGAGATAACCGGTGCTATTGATGCAAACGAATCGGTTGTATTGAAAAGTGAAGTATCAGGATTGGTTACCGGAATTTATTTCCAGGAAGGTACAACGGTATCAAAAGGAAGTGTGCTGGTGAAAGTAAACGACAGAGATATACAGGCGCAATTGCAGGATGCGTTGACCAAACAAAAACTTTCGGGCACAAACGAGAACCGCGCAAAACAATTGCTGGCCAAAGGTGCCATCAGCCAAGAGGAGTACGATACTTCTTTAGCTGATTTAAAATCATTACAGGCACAAGCGCAATTAATCAGGGCGCAGCTGGCCAAAACTACTATCCGGGCACCTTTTACAGGCCGCGTGGGTTTACGCAGTATTTCTGCCGGCACTTATTTAACCCCGGCAACGGTAATTGCAAACCTGGTGAGTACCAATCCGGTTAAAGTTACTTTTTCTGTTCCGGAGAAATATGCAGGACAGATTAAAGTAAATTCTGAAATCATATTTACTACCGATGGTTCTTCCAAAGAAAATAAAGGAAAAGTTTATGCGATAGAGCCAGGGATTAATGCCACTACCAGAACATTACAAATCAGGGCTTTGGCACCAAATGCAGATAATGCGCTATTACCAGGGTCTTTCGCCAAAATTAAACTGGCCCTAAATACCCTTCAAAATGCCATTCTGATTCCAAACGAAGCAGTTGTCCCGGTTTTAAAAGGAAAAATCGTGTACATCCAAAAGAATGGCAAAGCAAAGGAAGTTAAGGTAGAAGCCGGCACCCGTACCGATGAAAACATTGTGATTACATCAGGATTAAAAGCTGGCGACACAGTACTGACTACCGGATCAATGGCCTTGAAGAAAGATGCTCCTGTAAAAGTTCATTTGGTAAAAGAATAATATGAGCATCTCAACCACGAGTATAAAAAGGCCCGTTCTGGCCATTGTGATGAACTTATTGATTGTCCTTTTCGGGATAATCGGCTATACCTTTCTCGGTGTACGGGAATATCCATCTATCGATCCAACGGTGGTTTCGGTAAGAACCTCTTATCCTGGGGCCAACTCTGATATTATCGAATCACAAATTACCGAGCCCTTAGAAAAATCGATCAATTCTATCGATGGGATCAGAAATATTTCTTCATCAAGTAACCAGGGAACGAGCAATATTACCATAGAGTTTAACCTCGATAAAAATATTGAGGAGGCCGCAAATGATGTGCGTGATAAAGTATCGCAAGCGGCCAGAACTTTACCTAAAGATATTGACGGTTTACCAGTTGTAAGTAAGGCCGATGCCAACTCTGATCCCATTTTATCGATGACGATACAGAGCGATAAACGCAATACATTAGAGCTAAGCGATTTCGCTGAAAACGTAATTGCCGACCGTATTCAAACCATTCCGGGGGTAAGTAGTGTACAAATCCAGGGGCAAAGAAAATATGCCATGCGTATCTGGATGGATCCGAATAAACTAAGTGCTTACGGCTTAACCTCGCAGGATATTGTTACCGCATTAGACAATGAAAATGTCGAGCTTCCATCAGGAAAAATTACCGGGGCAACTACTGAACTAACGGTTAAGACTTTAGGAAAACTAACAAACGAAAGTCAGTTTAACAACTTAATCTTAAAAGCCGATAGCAATCAGGTAGTTAAGCTAAAGGATGTGGGTTATGCAGTTTTAGGGCCAGAAAACGAAGAAACCATTCTGCGCGAGTCGGGCAGACCGATGGTGGCTATTGCCATTATCCCGCAGCCGGGAGCCAATTATCTCGATATCAGTAAAGAGTTTTACAAACGTTTTGATAAATTAAAAGCTGACATTCCACAGGACATTAAGCTTAAAGTAGCCTTAGATAATACCTTGTTTATTAAACGTTCTGTAACAGAGGTGGCCGAAACCATTGGTTTATCACTGGTATTGGTAATTTTGATCATTTACCTGTTCTTTAGAGATTGGGCCATTGCTTTCAGGCCATTGATTGATATTCCGGTATCCTTAGTTTTCACTTTCTTTATTATGTATGCTTTTGGCTTCTCGATAAACGTATTGAGTTTACTGGCCATTGTACTCGCTACAGGTTTAGTAGTGGATGATGGCATTGTGGTAACTGAAAATATCTTCAAAAAGGTGGAAGAAGGGATGTCGCCATTTGAGGCGGCCATTAAAGGATCAAACGAAATCTTTTTTGCCGTAATTTCCATTTCCATTACGCTTGCCGCAGTATTCCTGCCCGTAATTTTCTTACAGGGTTTTGTTGGCCGTTTATTCAGGGAATTTGGGGTGGTAATCGGCGCTGCCGTATTGGTATCCGCGTTTGTATCCCTTACTTTAACCCCGATGTTGAATGCCTACCTGATGAAAAAAGGTGGGCATAAACCTTCAAGGTTTTACAATTGGACAGAGCCTTATTTTGTAAAGCTGAACGATGCGTACGAATCGAATTTGAATAAGTTTCTAGATAAAAGGTGGCTTTCCATCCCGATTATTCTGGTATGTATGGGCCTAATTTTCTTATTCTGGAAGGTTTTACCAAAAGAAACCGCTCCTTACGATGATAGAAGTGCAATCAACATCAACGTAACCACTCCAGAAGGTGCATCTTTTACCTATACTGATAAGTTTATCATGAAACTGAACCAATTGGTGATCGATTCTGTTCCGGAAAAAAATGTGAACATTACCATCACCTCACCGGGTTTTGGTGGTTCGGGTTCGGTAAATTCTGGTTTTGTTAGGATGGGTTTAATCGATCCGGAAGAACGTGAACGTTCGCAAAAAGATATTGCTGATATGCTTACCAGGGTGACTAAAAAATATACCGAAGGTAAAACCATCGTTAACCAGCAGCCTACCATTTCCGTTGGGCGCCGTGGTGGATTACCCATTAGTTACATCATTCAGGCACAAAATTTTGAAAAGCTACGGGAGAAAATCCCATTGTTCATGGATGCAGTGGCCAAAGACCCTACATTTACCGTTTCGGATGTGAACCTGAAATTTAACAAACCCGAAATTAACCTAACCATAGACAGAGACAAAGCCAAGAATTTAGGAGTTTCGATCTCTGCCATCGCCCAAACCTTAAATCTTGGTTTAAGCGGGCAAAGGTTTTCGTACTTTTTTATGAACGGAAAACAATACCAGGTAATCGGTCAGTTTGACCGTGGCGACAGAAAAGATCCATTAGATCTGAGTTCGGTTTATGTTCGTAATGATAAAGGCGAACTGGTACAGCTCGACAACGTAGTTACTGCCAAAGAAGAAAGTAGTCCACCGCAACTGTACAGAAATAACCGTTTTATTGCGGCCACTGTTTCGGCAGGTTTAGCCCCTGGAAAAAGTATCGGCGAAGGTATAGATGCCATGGATGCCATTTCTAAAAAAGTATTGGACGAAACCTTTTCGACCGATTTAAGTGGAGAATCGCGGGATTTTAAGGAGAGTTCATCTAACACTTTCTTTGCCTTTGGTTTAGCCCTCCTATTGGTTTATTTAATCCTTTCGGCACAGTTTGAAAGTTTTAAAGACCCGATTATCATTATTTTAACGGTACCAATGGCCGTTGCGGGCGCATTTTTATCGTTGTGGCTCTGCGGACAGAGCTGGAATATTTTTAGTCAGATCGGAACCATTATGTTAATTGGTCTGGTAACCAAAAATGGTATTTTGATTGTCGAATTTGCCAACCAGTTAAAAGAAAAAGGTACTCCGATACCAGAAGCCATCCGTGAAGCTGCTGTTTCGCGTTTGCGCCCAATTTTAATGACCAGTTTGGCCATTGCCATTGGTGCCTTACCTATTGCCTTAGCTTTAGGTGCCGCTGCAAAAAGCAGGATGAGTATGGGAACCGTAATTGTAGGTGGAACATTGTTCTCGCTGGTATTAACCTTATTTGTGATCCCGGCCATTTACTCTTATTGGGCAAAACCATATAAACCAAACAAAGAATTAAAAGAAGCCCATCGTTTTGAACAAGAAGCTTTACATACAGAAGAATAAGATGAGCAAGAAATTAAAAATATTGATTCTGTTATTAAGCCTATCGCTTTCGGCCTTTGCACAAGAGAAACTGAGCTTACAGGAGGCCATCACCATTGCTTTACAGAATAACTACGATATAAAAATCAGCAAAAACCAGATCGATATTGCAAAAAACAACGCCAATATCGGTAATGCGGGGATGTTGCCTAATTTAACCGGAAATTATACCAATGGTGGAAGTATCCAAAATACACGCCAAACGCCAGCAACAGGCCCAGATAGGGTAATTACGGGTGCAAAAAGTACCAATAACAGCTATGGTGCCGACTTAAACTGGACTATTTTTGACGGTTTTAGCATGTTTGCCAATTATGACCGCTTGAAAGAACTGCAAAAACAAGGCGAACTTAATTCGAGGTTAACCATCTTAACCACCGTTGCCGATGTAATTACAGCTTATTATGATGTGGTGAGGCAACAACAACTGGTTATAGCGGCAGATAGCGCCATGGATGTTTCAGTGTTGCGCACCAATATTGCTAATACCAAATTACAATTAGGCCGGGGTTCAAAGCTCGATGTATTAACCGCACAAGTTGATTACAATACCGACACTTCAAATTACCTGCAAAGCAAAAATGCTTTACAGGTAGCTAAAATTCGTTTAAACCAATTAATGGTTCGCGATATTGGCACAATGTTTTCTGTAGATAGTAATATTGATGTAGATAAAGGTATCTTATATAGTAAAATGGCCGAAATGGCCGAGCAGCAGAATCCCAATGTGCAAAATGCGTTTATTAATCAACGCATTGCTTCCTTAAATTTAAAATCTATCCGTGGGGCCCGCTATCCGTCAGTTAGCCTAAACTCTGGCTATAGCAGGGCAAATAGTACCAGCCCAACAGGTTTTAACCAAAAATTTGCCGCCAATGGATTTACCTATGGCGTTACGGCAAGTATCAACTTATTTAATGGTTTTTTACAAAGACAGAATGAGCGAAATGCCAGGATAGATATTGAAAACTCGACCTTAACCTTAAGCAAAACCAAACTCGATGTAAACTCGCAATTGCTCACGGCTTATCAAAATTACAGTACTTACCTTGATCTGATCAAATTAGAGCAACGCAATGTGGATATTGCAAAAGAAAACCTTGATATCACGCTGGCAAAATACCGGTTGGGAAGCATCGCTCCTTTAGAGCTAAGAGAAGCACAACGTAATGCCATCGACGCGCAAAACCGCTTTATTGAAATGCAGTATCAGGCAAAAATAGCCGAAACAAACTTAAAAGCAATTAGTGGAACTATAGATTTATCGAAATAGTGTGCCGATTTATATGTTCATTTGTTCAATAGTCATTAGCTCATTGGTACTTGTTCATTCCTTAGTCAATGGCTGACATGGTGCACAAATCAAATGGTTCGCGGTATTAAATTATTTTATTGTAAAATGACTCCGTGAATTTAGCATTAAACCCCAATTGGTTCATTGGTAATTGATTGATCATTTTTTACTGGTGAATGGTTATTTTATTTACTTAAATTAAACGGTTTAACAGAAGTAACGAAATTATTTCAAGTATAAAATTCTATAATTAATTTTTATATTTAGTGCCATGATACTTGTTGCAGATAGTGGCTCATCAAAAACTGATTGGATGGGCTATCACAATGGCGAAACCATTAAATTTAGCACTCCTGGAATAAACCCTTATTTCTTAAGTGAGCAAGAAATAACCAATCTGATTTCTAAAAATGAATCTTTATTACAATATGCCGATGAGGTAAAAGAAATCTACTTTTTTGGAGCTGGTTGTTCTTCTCCCGACAAACATGAAGTTGTCTCAAATGGTCTTTCAGCTGTTTTTGGTAATGCTTTTATTTCGGTAGATCACGACCTTCTGGGTTCGGTATATGCTACTTGCGGAAATGCAGAAGGTTTAAACTGTATTTTAGGTACAGGATCGAATATCTGTTATTTTGATGGAAAAAAAATCCATGACGGGCACCATGGCCTGGGCTACGTTCTAGGCGATGAAGGTTCTGGTACTTTCTTTGGTAAAAAAGTGCTTCTAAGTTATTTATACAATAAAATGCCACCATCTTTAGCGGCAGAATTTAAAAAGTCTTTCCCTGCAGAAAAAGAGCAGATTATTACTAACGTGTATCAAAAACCTTTCCCTAATATTTACTTAGCCGGTTTTAGCCGTTTTATGGCCAACCATAAAGACCATCCATTTATTCAGGACATTTTAAGAAGCGGTTTTCAGGAATTTGTAGATACGAATGTTAAAGACTACCCTAAACACAAAAATGTACCTTGCCACTTTGTAGGCTCTATTGCCTACTATTATCAGGATGCACTCATTTCGGTATTGGTAGAAAATGGCATCGAGCCAGGTAAAATTTTACAAAAACCGATAGATGAACTGTTTAATTTCATTTTACATAAAGAAGGCATTATACAACAGGCCAGCTAAATCAAAATCTACTTTGCCATAATAAATTGTTAAAATATGCTTAAGATTGTAAACATATCCACAAAAACTTTTGTTATACTTTCAACAGCATATAATTGCACACACATATATGAAAAGAATACTGGTAGTAGACGATGATATTGAGGTTTTAGAAACCATACAATTAATACTGGAAATCGGAGGGTTTAAAGTTTCGGCACTGAATGATGGTGAAGAGATTTTTAACAGAATTGAAAAATTTAATCCTGATTTAATTTTACTCGATATTTCTCTTGGGCATATTGATGGGCGTGTATTATGCGAACAGTTAAAATCAATTGAAAGCACTTCTAAAATTCCAATTTTGCTTATTTCTGGCTTATACGATCCAAAAGATTTTACAACCTTAAACTACGGCCAGGACGATTTCTTATCGAAACCATTCCAAATGGATGTGTTGCTTAAAAAAATCAGTAAAATCCTATCATTGGAAGAAGATAAACCAAGTTTTCATTTAAATTAAATCCCATTTGGATCAAAATATTAGCCAGAAAGACTTTAATCTTCCTGGCTTTTTTATTTTCATATATCTTAAAACGAAAAACTGAATATCATGAAACCAAGTGAAGAATGGTTGAAAACCTGGAATGAAAAGCGTAACCTGCTAGCTTGCCCAAACAACCTTAATGATTATTTCGAAGAAACAACTGTAGGAGGAAAAAAAATCGATCATCTTGAACTTGGTAGCGTTTCCATTCCAACAGGCGATATTTTGGTACGCGATCCATTGGTTTATATTCAAAAAGATGCAGAGCCCTATCTGATCAAAGTACCAACGGGCGAATTTCCCGTTACTGCCGCTGTAGTGGTACCTGATGATCATGATTGTGCCCGTTATGCCGCGGTTAAGGTACAGTTTACCGCTTATGATGCAATCAGGTTTGAAGAAGCATTAATCGGAACCGAAGACCTTGTTGATTTTAACGAAGGTGAATTTTTCGGGTTTAACGTGGATGCGGGTTTAGGTTGTGTTCTAGATAAAGAAACACTAAAACATTTCTGTGCCTTCCAGGATAAATTTCATAACGAAAATCCAGGTAAAAAC
Proteins encoded in this region:
- a CDS encoding efflux RND transporter periplasmic adaptor subunit — translated: MKKRYIIYAVLAIGLAYLVYYRINANKKLEGKGGASAGAGKGKDGGKGGSSAPLVVDGIIVKPVSFDNDLEITGAIDANESVVLKSEVSGLVTGIYFQEGTTVSKGSVLVKVNDRDIQAQLQDALTKQKLSGTNENRAKQLLAKGAISQEEYDTSLADLKSLQAQAQLIRAQLAKTTIRAPFTGRVGLRSISAGTYLTPATVIANLVSTNPVKVTFSVPEKYAGQIKVNSEIIFTTDGSSKENKGKVYAIEPGINATTRTLQIRALAPNADNALLPGSFAKIKLALNTLQNAILIPNEAVVPVLKGKIVYIQKNGKAKEVKVEAGTRTDENIVITSGLKAGDTVLTTGSMALKKDAPVKVHLVKE
- a CDS encoding efflux RND transporter permease subunit; the encoded protein is MSISTTSIKRPVLAIVMNLLIVLFGIIGYTFLGVREYPSIDPTVVSVRTSYPGANSDIIESQITEPLEKSINSIDGIRNISSSSNQGTSNITIEFNLDKNIEEAANDVRDKVSQAARTLPKDIDGLPVVSKADANSDPILSMTIQSDKRNTLELSDFAENVIADRIQTIPGVSSVQIQGQRKYAMRIWMDPNKLSAYGLTSQDIVTALDNENVELPSGKITGATTELTVKTLGKLTNESQFNNLILKADSNQVVKLKDVGYAVLGPENEETILRESGRPMVAIAIIPQPGANYLDISKEFYKRFDKLKADIPQDIKLKVALDNTLFIKRSVTEVAETIGLSLVLVILIIYLFFRDWAIAFRPLIDIPVSLVFTFFIMYAFGFSINVLSLLAIVLATGLVVDDGIVVTENIFKKVEEGMSPFEAAIKGSNEIFFAVISISITLAAVFLPVIFLQGFVGRLFREFGVVIGAAVLVSAFVSLTLTPMLNAYLMKKGGHKPSRFYNWTEPYFVKLNDAYESNLNKFLDKRWLSIPIILVCMGLIFLFWKVLPKETAPYDDRSAININVTTPEGASFTYTDKFIMKLNQLVIDSVPEKNVNITITSPGFGGSGSVNSGFVRMGLIDPEERERSQKDIADMLTRVTKKYTEGKTIVNQQPTISVGRRGGLPISYIIQAQNFEKLREKIPLFMDAVAKDPTFTVSDVNLKFNKPEINLTIDRDKAKNLGVSISAIAQTLNLGLSGQRFSYFFMNGKQYQVIGQFDRGDRKDPLDLSSVYVRNDKGELVQLDNVVTAKEESSPPQLYRNNRFIAATVSAGLAPGKSIGEGIDAMDAISKKVLDETFSTDLSGESRDFKESSSNTFFAFGLALLLVYLILSAQFESFKDPIIIILTVPMAVAGAFLSLWLCGQSWNIFSQIGTIMLIGLVTKNGILIVEFANQLKEKGTPIPEAIREAAVSRLRPILMTSLAIAIGALPIALALGAAAKSRMSMGTVIVGGTLFSLVLTLFVIPAIYSYWAKPYKPNKELKEAHRFEQEALHTEE
- a CDS encoding TolC family protein, which codes for MSKKLKILILLLSLSLSAFAQEKLSLQEAITIALQNNYDIKISKNQIDIAKNNANIGNAGMLPNLTGNYTNGGSIQNTRQTPATGPDRVITGAKSTNNSYGADLNWTIFDGFSMFANYDRLKELQKQGELNSRLTILTTVADVITAYYDVVRQQQLVIAADSAMDVSVLRTNIANTKLQLGRGSKLDVLTAQVDYNTDTSNYLQSKNALQVAKIRLNQLMVRDIGTMFSVDSNIDVDKGILYSKMAEMAEQQNPNVQNAFINQRIASLNLKSIRGARYPSVSLNSGYSRANSTSPTGFNQKFAANGFTYGVTASINLFNGFLQRQNERNARIDIENSTLTLSKTKLDVNSQLLTAYQNYSTYLDLIKLEQRNVDIAKENLDITLAKYRLGSIAPLELREAQRNAIDAQNRFIEMQYQAKIAETNLKAISGTIDLSK
- a CDS encoding N-acetylglucosamine kinase — its product is MILVADSGSSKTDWMGYHNGETIKFSTPGINPYFLSEQEITNLISKNESLLQYADEVKEIYFFGAGCSSPDKHEVVSNGLSAVFGNAFISVDHDLLGSVYATCGNAEGLNCILGTGSNICYFDGKKIHDGHHGLGYVLGDEGSGTFFGKKVLLSYLYNKMPPSLAAEFKKSFPAEKEQIITNVYQKPFPNIYLAGFSRFMANHKDHPFIQDILRSGFQEFVDTNVKDYPKHKNVPCHFVGSIAYYYQDALISVLVENGIEPGKILQKPIDELFNFILHKEGIIQQAS
- a CDS encoding PleD family two-component system response regulator, which codes for MKRILVVDDDIEVLETIQLILEIGGFKVSALNDGEEIFNRIEKFNPDLILLDISLGHIDGRVLCEQLKSIESTSKIPILLISGLYDPKDFTTLNYGQDDFLSKPFQMDVLLKKISKILSLEEDKPSFHLN
- a CDS encoding DUF4241 domain-containing protein, whose protein sequence is MKPSEEWLKTWNEKRNLLACPNNLNDYFEETTVGGKKIDHLELGSVSIPTGDILVRDPLVYIQKDAEPYLIKVPTGEFPVTAAVVVPDDHDCARYAAVKVQFTAYDAIRFEEALIGTEDLVDFNEGEFFGFNVDAGLGCVLDKETLKHFCAFQDKFHNENPGKNLYDDHFAVLFAANYAENPIYQREAGDWINWKIPGTDYHIPFFQSGFGDGTYPVYYGFDVEGNVCSLIIQFIDIELAYRDEE